A section of the Nerophis ophidion isolate RoL-2023_Sa linkage group LG16, RoL_Noph_v1.0, whole genome shotgun sequence genome encodes:
- the nr1d4b gene encoding nuclear receptor subfamily 1, group D, member 4b, whose protein sequence is MDNSPGGGVILYAGSSGSASPSPGSPSSGYQTQSPSSHSQPSSPEGVSFQEIGAMRQGGEQRRGTPSPKMVFQFPEVNNAPAAHVVTVSSATYNHPTVAKRPCGFTGTFPKTGGMVLLCKVCGDIASGFHYGVHACEGCKGFFRRSIQQNIHYKMCVKNENCLIMRMNRNRCQHCRFKKCLSVGMSRDAVRFGRIPKREKQRLLDEMQSYMNSLNESASMEMEVSPPSDTRCSPQNQTNEVAGSIRQSYQSGLINSEKKPLKRPASNSNHGTSFQNNLVQESSPAHTTANVQHTFQRDLTSGYNVPSKCPVAPTNNDNTINNNINVSKYNFTNQNQCPVSGNFSPEPYAPSQKTDSQNQNSCPWKLNGGAKVLACPLNSCPVAPASRSSQEVWESFSQCFTPAVKEVVEFAKSIPGFQTLSQQDQVMLLKSGTFQVLMVRFCSLFDAKERSVTFLNRQTYSLASLRALGMGVLLDAMFDFSEKLGSLGLEPDEMALFMAVVLVSADRSGIVDMGAVEQLQENLIKALRSLITSRRPDDSTLFPKLLLRLPDLRTLNNQHSDKLLAFRIDP, encoded by the exons GTGGTGTTATCCTCTATGCCGGCTCCTCTGGCAGTGCCAGCCCAAGTCCTGGCAGCCCCTCCAGTGGATACCAGACACAGTCGCCCTCCTCCCACTCGCAGCCCTCGTCCCCAGAGGGTGTTTCCTTTCAGGAGATTGGGGCCATGAGACAGGGAGGGGAACAAAGGCGAGGGACGCCTTCCCCGAAAATGGTCTTCCAGTTTCCCGAGGTGAACAATGCTCCAGCTGCCCACGTTGTAACGGTGTCATCAGCAACCTACAACCACCCCACGGTGGCCAAAAGACCTTGTGGTTTTACTGGCACTTTCCCAA AAACTGGAGGGATGGTGCTTCTATGCAAGGTGTGCGGTGACATCGCATCTGGGTTCCATTACGGTGTCCATGCCTGTGAGGGCTGCAAG GGTTTCTTCCGACGCAGCATTCAGCAGAATATCCACTACAAGATGTGTGTGAAGAATGAAAACTGTCTCATCATGCGCATGAACCGAAACCGATGCCAACACTGCCGCTTTAAGAAGTGTCTCTCCGTTGGCATGTCCAGAGATG CTGTGCGTTTTGGCCGTATACCCAAAAGAGAGAAGCAAAGACTATTGGATGAGATGCAGAGCTACATGAACAGTCTAAACGAATCAGCCTCCATGGAGATGGAGGTGTCACCTCCCTCCGACACCCGCTGCAGCCCACAGAACCAGACGAACGAAGTAGCGGGCTCCATCAGGCAGTCATACCAAAGCGGCTTAATCAACAGCGAGAAGAAACCTCTCAAGAGGCCAGCCAGCAACAGCAACCACGGCACCTCTTTCCAGAACAATTTGGTTCAGGAAAGCTCCCCGGCACACACAACGGCGAATGTACAGCACACATTCCAGAGGGATCTGACGTCAGGATACAATGTCCCGTCAAAGTGCCCCGTCGCCCCCACCAATAATGACAACACCATCAATAACAACATCAATGTTTCCAAGTACAACTTCACCAATCAGAATCAGTGTCCAGTCAGTGGGAACTTTTCACCTGAGCCCTATGCACCCAGTCAAAAGACTGATTCCCAGAATCAAAACTCCTGTCCTTGGAAGCTAAATGGTGGCGCCAAAGTGCTG GCATGTCCACTCAATTCTTGTCCGGTGGCTCCAGCCAGTCGCTCCAGTCAGGAAGTGTGGGAGTCTTTCTCGCAGTGCTTTACCCCAGCTGTCAAAGAAGTAGTGGAGTTTGCAAAGAGCATCCCAGGCTTCCAGACCCTAAGTCAACAGGACCAAGTCATGTTACTCAAATCTGGCACATTCCAG GTGTTGATGGTGAGATTCTGCTCATTATTTGATGCCAAGGAGAGGAGTGTAACCTTTCTAAACAGGCAGACATACTCGCTGGCGTCACTACGAGCACTGGGCATGGGCGTGTTACTGGATGCCATGTTTGACTTCAGTGAGAAGCTAGGATCTCTTGGtttggagccagatgagatggcgCTTTTCATGGCTGTTGTACTGGTTTCAGCTG ATCGCTCTGGTATAGTGGATATGGGAGCGGTGGAACAGCTGCAAGAGAACCTCATAAAAGCCTTGCGCTCGCTCATCACAAGTCGCAGACCGGACGACAGCACTCTCTTCCCAAAGCTGCTGCTCCGTTTGCCTGACCTGCGGACCCTGAACAACCAGCACTCTGATAAGCTTTTAGCATTCCGCATAGATCCTTAA